TTCAGTTCTCTCTGGATCTCCTTGATCTTCTCTCTGAGTTTCATACGGACTATCCTGTCAAGAGCAGAAAATGGTTCATCCAGTAAGAGTATGTCAGGTTTTGGTGCCAGTGCACGTGCCAGTGCAACCCTCTGTTTCTGCCCGCCTGAAAGCTGAGATGGATAATTGTTCTCCAGTCCCTTAATGTCAAGCATCTGGAGCATCTCATCGACCCTTTCTTCCTTTTCTTTCTCGTCCCATCCTTTCAGTCCGTAGGCTATGTTCTTTTTCACATCCATATGAGGAAAGAGGGCATAGTTCTGGAATACGTAACCAAGGCTGCGCTGTTGTACCGGCAGGTTGATCCTTTTGTGGCAATCAAAATACACGTTGCCATTAACGATTATCTTGCCACCGTTTGGCTCCAGCAGTCCTGAGATACACTGCAAGGCGGTTGTTTTTCCTGATCCTGAGCGACCGAAAAAGACTGCAAGTTCATCACCGACCTCAAATTGTGCATCAAGTGTGAAAGCGGCTTCTATTCCTTTTTTCTTATCACTTTTTTTACGATAATACCTTTTTCTGAAATCCGCTTTCATGCCCATGATATACCTCATATCTTCCAGTTGTTAATAATCCTGGCAGTTATGGCCATTGAAAGCAGGGACATTACTATCAGTATGATGACAAGCATGTTGGCAAGATCATTGTTTCCTGCCTGGAATGCGCTGTAAATTGAAATAGACATCGTGTTAGTTCTTCCGGGAATGTTTCCGGCAAACATGAGTGTTGCACCGAACTCTCCAACCGCTCTTGCAAAACTGAGAACTATTCCGGCAAGGATACCTTTCTTGGCAAGCGGGAGGGTGATAAAGAGTGCTGTGTCAAGTTCTTTTCTTCCAAGGGTGAAAGCCGCATATTCATATTCCCTGTCCACCGCTTCAATGGCTGCGGTGGTGGTTTTGACCATAAGCGGCAGGGATACAACAAAAGCTGCAATGACCGCTGCCTGCCAGGTGAACACTATGCTCCATCCTGTTAAGTTGTAAAGTATGCTCCCAAGTACTCCTTTTTTCCCAAGCAACACTACCAGAAGGTATCCTGTTACTGTGGGCGGGAGTACAAGGGGTAAAGTTACAATTACGTCGGCCAGCCATTTTCCCCGGAAATCACGTCTTGCAAGTATGTATGCTATCACCATGCCTACGATTGCCACAATTAATGTGGACAGGCCGGCAATCTTAAGTGTGATCAACAGGGGAAATCCAATCTGGTCGAACATTATCTGTTTTCCTTTTAAGCTGTGAATCCGTAAGATTCCAGGATTGCCATTCCTTCTTCAGATGTGACAAAGTTCACGAATGTCTGTGCTTCCGCCTGATGCTCTGATCCTGCAACTACTGCTATCGGGTAGCTGATAGGGGTTACAGTTGGAATGGTTGCTTTTATTTCAATTGTTCCTTCTTCTGCGGTTGCTGCATCTGTGCTGTAAACAAATCCTGCATCAACCTCTCCTCTTTCAACGTAGACGAGCACCTGCTTTACATCATCTGCAAGGAGTGTTTTGGACTGAAGTTCATCCCAGAGATCTGCCTGTTCCAGTGCTTCTACTGTGTATTTTCCAACAGGTGCTGTTTCCGGGTTTCCGATGCTTATTGTTGTAACTTCATCTGACAGGAGGTCTTCTGGTCCTGTTATGTCCAGTGTGCTGTCAACAGGTGTTATCAGTACAACTGTGTTCGCTGCAAAGTCCTTTCTTGATTCTTCAATAATAAGGGACTCATTACTTAATATATCCATATGGCTCTGTGATGCTGATGCAAACACGTCAATAGGTGCTCCACCTTCGATCTGCATCCTGAGTGTTCCTGAACCTGCAAAGTTATAGTTCACATCAATACCGGGATACTCATCTTCAAAAGCAGTTTCAAGTTCTGTGAATGCTTCCGTAAGACTTGCTGCTGCGGATACTGTGATGGTGGTAACTTCACCTGAACCACTGTCGGTATTTACGTCAGTCTCGATGTCTTCAGTTGTACTTGTGTCAGTACATCCGCTTACAAAGACCACAAGTGCAAGTATGGCTGCAATAGCCAGAATCAGTTTTTTGTTAAATGTCATAATTACTACCTTCCTTCATGCAGTCAGCGGACTTAACGTAAACTATCCATCGACCATGCGTTATGTTCTTGACTACATAACGCTAAACTTCCCTTTTTTGATATAAGTATTTTTCCTGATAGCGGTGCGTTAAGTTAAGGAGTATTTTGAATGAATAAAAGGATTTGCCATTCAAAATTTTAAAACAATATTTTTGAACACATGAGATTATGTCCTCATTGTGAGTGACATAGTTTTGTTAATACGGTGACAACTCAATAATCTATTTAATGTATGGTGGCTATGAATTATTTATACTTCTTTCTTTGTTTTTGTATGAGGATCAATTTATGCATTTAAGCCAGGAAGACCTAAAATCCATTCTCAACAACTTAAGAAATGCTTCATCTGAAAATGAGGTATTTGAATTTAAGGAAGCTAAAAACAGTTATGATTTTACAAAGCTTGGTAAGTATTTCTCAGCTCTTTCAAATGAGGCAAATCTTAAAGGAGTTTCTTACTCCTGGCTGATTTTTGGAATAAAAGACAAAGGGAGAACTGTTGTTTCAAGTCAATATAGGCCCGTTAGGTCAAAGCTAGATAATCTTAAAGGTGAGATTGCAAAGAAAACAACAAATCGTATTACTTTTATGGAAATTTATGAGCTGATGTTAACAGAGGGACGGGTAATTATGCTTCAAATCCCAGCAGCTCCCCGTGGAGTACCCATTGCGTTTGATGGACATTATTATGGGCGTGATGGCGAAGAACTTTCTCCCCTTAATATTGAAGAAATCGGAACGAATTCGTTCACAATATGTAATTGAAGATTGGAGTGCTGCCATTATTTCAGATGCAACAGTTGATGATCTAGACCCTGATGCATTAAAACTGGCTCGCGAGAACTACAAAAGTAAGTTCCCGACTAAAATAGATGAGGTAGACTCCTGGAATGATATCACATTTTTAAATAAAGCAAAAGTGACCATCAAAGGAAAGATTACCAGGACAGCAATTCTTCTTTTGGGCAAAGATGAATCTGAACATTATCTCTCTCCAACTGAAGCGAAAATTCGTTGGGTTCTAAAAGATTTAAACAATCAGGAAAAAGACTATGAAGTTTTTTGCTGTCCGTTTATCCTTTCAGTCGATAAAGTATATGGAAAAAATAAGGAATTTGAAATATCGCTACATGAAAGATGGAACGCTTTTTCCAGATGAAATTTTGAAATACGAACCGTTTGTGATTCGTGAAGCTCTAAACAATTGCATTGCTCATCAGGATTATTCTAAAAGTGGAAGGATCAATGTAATTGAAATTGAGGATGAACAATTGATCTTTACAAATTATGGGACTTTTATTCCGGGTTCTGTTGAAAAGGTTGTTTCTGATGATGCTCCTGAAGAGTACTATCGCAATAAATTTCTTGCGACTGCTATGTTTAACCTTAAAATGGTTGAAACAGCAGGTGGCGGAATTAAAAAGATGTTTAAATATCAAAAAGAACGCTTTTTTCCGATGCCAGAATATGATTTAAGAGATCAAAAAGTAAAGGTTGTTGTGACTGGTAAAGTTTTAGATATGGGATTTGCCCGTGTCCTTGCAAATAATCCAAATTTATCATTGGAAGATATCATGTTGCTGGATAAAGTCCAGAAGAAAAAAACTATAACAAAGTCTTGTGCAGAACATCTTAAATCCATGTCTTTGATAGAAGGCAGGAGACCTAATTATTTTATATCATCAAAACTTGCACAAAGCACTAAAAATCGAGAACTAAAAGTACAACATATTAAGCAAAAAGGCTTCGATGATGATCATTACAAAGATATGATTATTCAATATTTGGATAAATATAAGGAAGCAAATAGAAAGGATTTTGATTCTTTGCTGTACTCGAAACTCCCGGATATCCTTGACGATAAACAAAAAAATAACAAAATCAGTAATCTTCTTGGATTTTTGCGACGTGCTGGAATGATTGAAAACAAGGGCACTACCAACAAACCTAAATATATACGTTCAAAATCACGCTAACTCTATGAGAACTCTATGAGAACTCTATGAGAACTCTATGAGAACTCTATGAGAACTCTATGAGAACTCTATGAGAACTCTACGCTAACTTTAAAATCCTCTTTTCTTCAAACAATTAACTAAGGAAAATTGTTGAAATCAAACTAGCAACCCCACTAACCAACAACTAAAACCCACCAAAAAATAGAAACTAGCAGCACAAAAGCTGCCAAAACAAAACAATTATTCTTCTACAACAGTGACCTTGTTCATCTTGTCTCTTGCCTTGATCTTGTTGACGACATCCTGGCCTTCGATTACCTGACCGAAGACGGTGTGTACGCCATCAAGGTGTGGCTGTGGAGAGTGTGTGATGAAGAACTGGCTTCCACCGGTGTCTCTTCCTGCGTGTGCCATTGAAAGTGCACCTTTGCCGTGTTTGCGTGGGTTGCCCTTTGTCTCACACTTGATAGAGTATCCAGGTCCGCCGGTTCCGTCTCCTCTTGGGCATCCACCCTGGATAACGAAGTTTGGAATAACTCTGTGGAAAGTAAGTCCGTCATAGAATCCTTCCTTAATGAGTTTCTCAAAGTTTGCAACGGTCTTTGGTGCATCCTTCTCGAACAGTTCCAGAGTAATGTTTCCTTTATCAGTCTCGATGATTGCTTTCTTCATGAGTTTTACCTCTTTGAATTGGGTTAATGGGTGTGCACGATTTAAGTTTTTCGTAGGATGGATAATACTTCCAAAAACGCCACACATGTACTATAATAAGTATCTTATATAAGTACTAATATACATATGACACGTATACATAGTACTATCAATTGATAAAAAATCTATTTCGACCACGGTTGGTAAAAAAGGGTGAGCTGAGGTATTTCCATGGACTATTTTAAAAAACTGTTATACATATCATCTATACTTTTAATATTTTCAATATCGGCATTTGCGCTAGACGTAGAATTTCTTACAGCCGATGTACAGAGCAATGCTGCAGAAGCAGTCAACATAAGCGTGCTTGTCACAGACAACGGAACACCTGTGGATAATGCACTGGTGAACTTCACAACGGATCTTGGTGTCCTGAGTTCCTCTTCGGTATATTCCAATCCATCCGGAATCGCTGAAGTGACGATCAATTCGAGCGTTGCAGGCACAGCCAATATCAATGCAAGTGCGGGGAATTTCTCTAACCAGACAACAGTGACCTTTTCACCATTATCGATCTCTTCCATAATAGTCCATGCAGATCAATACCAGAATACCGCCGGTAACATCACAAACATCACATTTTCACCGACTGACACTCTAGGAAATACCAACTACAGCACCCCGGTTACCTTGAACGTTATCGTAAAAGATATCTTTGGGATCCCTCTTCATGACCTGGAAATGTATGTGGATGCTTCAACCGTGTCCTACCTCAATGCTAGCTCCTCCGCCAGGAACCTCACATATGTTGCAAACCCCACCGAAGATTTCCTTCTCTCCTTTAACTCCACAGTTGCCGGTAACATCACGATCTATTCAACTGCAGGTGTAGTCACAAACACCACATATCTGGATATTGTTCCTGGTTCTCCCGGACTTATGAGGGTCATATATGACAAAGAATACACCGTAAACACCAGTTCCAACATTTCCGCAATAGTTTACGATTCATTCTACAATCCTATAGAGAATGTCAACATCAGTTTTTCAGTAACACCACCAGTAAACACCGTATATAACAGCCATAACGTCTATAATTCAGCACATCTGGCATATTATAACGGAACTACAGACTCAAGCGGTATAGTTCCAAACACATTCACAACCGATAAAAGGGCAGGAGGGAATGTTATCACCATCAATGTCCTGAATACGTCACTGGAGCACAATGTAACAATTACAGGTACTGCAGACATTATTCGCAACTTCTTCCTGAGTTACACCCCGGAATATGCGTATTCGAACAATGAGGATTCTTACACACTTTCAGGAAGGCCGGTTGACCAATTCATGAATCCTATATTGCCTCTTTCAACTCCTATCAAAGAGCAGGTCCAGTTCAGAACAGATAGTGGAACGATTGTGCTGGTGCCGCTGAACAGTCAGGGACGTGCAAACACAGTTGTAGGGCCAACACCTTATATTGAGTCTCTTTCAGTAACTGCGACCTATAGGAACGAATCAGGTCTTACGAATTTCACAAACAGTACATCTCTTCATTTCACAGCAGGTCCTCTTGATTCAATGGACTTATACGCAAACCCCAGTGCAGTACTTTCCCAAGATCTGAATGGGAACCATAACGCTAACATGACACTGGTTGCCCTTGATGAATGGGGTCACTCACTTCCAAACATCCATGTCCTTTTCAACAATACAAATACATCCGTAGGAACGCTTACTATCACAGGTTATAATGATACAGATCTCATAAATGCAACAACAGATTCTGAAGGTCGTATCTATGGTGTGTTTACAGGAAACGTTTCAGGCAATACCACTGTCCTTGCAACCAGTGGAAATCTGACATTGTCCACAAACATCAGTGTCAAAGCAGAACCTTTCCTTAGTGTGAGCCTGAATGTCCGACCTACATCAGTAAACTCCGGTTCTATCGTCAATATTACTACTGTGATCTCTATAGAGGGTGAGCTGCCTATTGTAAGGCCAGCAGCAAGTGCAATGCTTGTGCTTGACCGTTCAGGTAGTATGGACCCTGACTACTATGCAGGAAGTCCTCTGGACGTTGTTCTTGTAATTGACCGTTCCGGAAGTATGTCAGGTACACCTATTCAGGACGCAAGGAATGCAGCAAAAGAATTCACTGATAATCTTGTCTCAAACTCAGAGGTTGGTATTGTATCATTTGCAAGTTCAAGCGGTGTTAACAAAGATATGACACTGCTCAATGCATATGACAACAAAGTATCCGTGAAGAGCGCCATCGATTCAATTACAGATGGCGGTTCAACCGCAATGGGTGAAGGTATGGCGGATGCAAATGATCTTCTGATAAACCACGGACGTTCAGGTGCCAGAAAAGTAATGATCGTTCTGACCGATGGTGAAACGAATGCAGGCACTGATATGGATGGTGAGAATGCCATAGCATATGCAAACACCTATGGTGTGATCATCTATACAATAGGTCTTGGAAGCAGTCTTGATGAGGCACTACTGCGTCATATAGCTTCAGAGACAGGCGGTACTTACTACAACGCACCGAGCAGTTCCGATCTGAGCGAGATCTATGCTACTATCTCTCAGGAACTTAGCGATTACGATGTATCCGAGATCGAGTATGGTGTTGAGGGTTTCACACCTTATGATTATACATTCCAGGGTTCACTCTCCACTCCATCTTCTGTAGACAATGTTACACTCAGGTTTGAAGGATATGATCTGGATACGGTGTTTGACGGAAATCTGGGAGAATGTCTTGTAAAGGTGAATGGTAATAATTTTGTGTTGATCCCATCATCAAATACTGGTATCAATGCACAATGGGAAGATTATGAATACGATATATCCAGCTATGTTCAACCAGAAAGCAATACCGTTTCATTCTATGATTATTACTCAGTAATCCATGGCGGTGGTTATGATAATGCTGTACGGAATGTAGAAATAATCTGGAACGGAAATACAGTTCATTCATATTCTGTTGAAGTTGATCTGGATGGAAGTGGATATGACTGTTCATTTGATCTGATGGAACCCTATGAGAATACAATATTCATCAACGAAACCATAAATGATCTGAAGGTTCAGCTCGATTGGGATAACAGTAGTAATGATCTCTCTCTTCAATTGACAAGTCCTTCCGGAACAGTTTATGGTCCGAATGACAATACCACAGGTTACTATCCAGATGACACTTCCGAATATATATGGATCCATCCATTGTCTTACATTTATCCAGATGACGATCTGGATACGGTAGAAAAAGGTAACTGGACAGTCACTGTAATGGGAAGTTCTTCACAGGATTTCACCGTCACAACCTACATCGATAAAAAGAGTGCAACACAGTTGTCCTCACATGCCTTCATGTCAAGCTTTGATGAATCAAGAGGTGACAAGGCAGGACTTGCACTTTACAGTTTTGAAGATGTAGTTTCAGGTGACAGCCAGACAAGTTATGTGCTGGCTAACAGTACATGGGTAGGTTATTTCACACCGGATACAGATGCTTATTACATATTCAACGTATCATGGGACGATTCCAATACCGTAAATGTCTCTCTCTATGATGGTATTGATGCTCTGTCATCAGCAACAGGAACCAGTTCATGTGAAGTCTCATCAATGCTTTCTGCAGGACAGACCTACAACATCGATGTCTCCAAAGGCGCTGGAGCCCAGGCAGATACAAGGTTCACTGTCAATGTTACCACAACAGAGATAGACACTGTGATGACAGCTTATTACGATGCTGGCGGCGGTGGCGGTACTCCAAAGGTCCGTACATGGGATGGTTTTGAATGGTCTTTAGAAGGCTCTGCCAATTATGTTGGTGCAAGTCCTGTATTCTTGGTCCTTGAATCAAGCCCAACAGGTTCAGAGATCATAATGGCAACCTCTGATAACAGTTATGATGTCAATGTCCAGGTCTGGGACGGCAGTTCCTGGGGAACTGTAAACCAGCTCTCAGGCAATCTTGATTCTTACGGACAGAGAGGTTTTGACCTGAAATATGAACAGGTATCAGGAGATGCTATCATAGCTTACATGGACATGAATGAGAATGACGGTGTTCCGCTATATCGTGTCTGGGACGGTTCTTCATGGAGTTCAGAGTCTCTTGTATACAGTAACAATGAAGGAAAAGGAGATGTAAGGTGGGTCAGACTCGAAGCAGATCCAAACTCTGATGAGATGGTTCTTGTAACACTGGATGACAAGTATGACCTTTGTGCTCAGGTGTGGGACGGTTCTTCCTGGGGTGACCAGATAGAATTGACAGATGATGTTGTTATTGAAAGCTACCAGTGTTTCGATGTAATGTATGAACAGGATTCCGGAAGGGCAATAGTTGCATGGGCTGACTATGATGGCCACATTAAATATCGCATATGGAGTGGCAGTTCGTGGGGTTCAGAGACGAACATGTATTCTTATTCAGATTATGTTTATTGGGTGAAGATGGCAGCAGATCCTAACTCCGACAGGATCCTCCTGGCCACAGAAGACAGGTCATATGATATTTATGTCACTGACTGGGATGGTTCCTCCTGGGAGACCGCTCAGAGAGTAGAGACAGATGTCTATGAGTACAGCCGAAGATCTGTTGATGTTGCTTTTGAAGCTAGCAGTGGCACAGGTATCATTGTATGGGGTGAGAGCAACCCTGTTCCTAAGTACAGAACATGGGATGGAAGCTCATGGAGCTCGGAATCTTCAGCAAGTGTCATAGGAAGCAGTGGTTATACCAGATGGGTCCAGTTGACCCCTGATCCTTCATCTGATGGTATCTTCCTTATGACATCAGATGGAAGCGATGATCTTAACATCCAGAAATGGGACGGTTCTTCCTGGGATATTGTTACCGAGGTTGAAACTTCATCCACCAGATACTATGAGTGCTTTGATATAGTCTTCAGTGACAGTGACCAGACACCGGTATCAACTCCTGTTTCATGGAACCAGTGGACAGGTAGTGTAACCTCAACATTTGAAAATGATTCTCTGGCACACCTGGAAAATGCAATTGACACAATAACCGCCGACGGACTTACAGCAATTGATGAAGGTCTGTATCTGGCTAACAATGAATTGTCATCAGTCAATGGTAATGCTACCATAGTTATCATGACAGACGGAATTGATAATGCAGGTTACCATTCATTGCTTGAGGAAGCCTACAAGGCCAGGGATAACAACACAGTTATCTATACCGTAGGATTCGGAAACAGTGAAGCAGATGTAGATCCTATCCTTGAGGAGATCGCAACTATAACCGGCGGAGAATATTATTTCGCACCTAACTCCAGTGTCCTGAAGGATATCTTCCAGGGAATTGCAATGCAGATAACGAATTTCTCTGCAGGCGGCCCGGTTCTGGATATTCGTGTGCCATATAATTACATAACTCCTCTTGCAGTTTCAAAAGCAACTTATCAGTCAGGTAGCACTAACTCTACGACAGGTAATTTGACGTACTTTGCAACACCAACAGCTCCTTCAACCGGAAATGCTGAACCTGCCATTACGACATCCGGTACAACATCTATACTGGAATGGCAGTTGCCAAACATGGGACCGGGCGACAAATGGGGAGTCTGGTACCAGATGAAAGTGGATGGTAGGGGATATGTGCCTATCATTTTGCCAACATCTACTGTGACATACACCGATCTCAGTGGTGAAAACATAACTGTAGTTGTAGGCGGTGGCGGAAGTATCTCCTTTGGTGGCGGTGGAAATCTTACTTTAAATGTAATCCGACTTGGGAATTTTGATATGCTACCAGAGGATCACATCATGTTGGTAGGCAATTCCACAACTTTGAACCTATCAGTTTCGGATATACAGGGTAATACAAGTTCTGCATATGTGTATCTTTACAGTAATATTGGATATTTTGAGAACAAGGATTATCCGGGAATCTATGAAAACCCTATCAATGTAACTGTGGTAGGTTCAAATAAAGTGAACTTTACAAGCAATATTGCAGGAAGAACTTATATCACTGCATATGCTTATCAAATACACAACGAGAGTAATATGCTTGTAGCAAGGGATGTGCTGGCTGTCAGACCAAAGGGAACGATCAGTATTAGCTGATCCTCAGTTGCAGATTGATTTGAATCTGTCCGGATGCTTAGGGATAACCTTAGCATCTTTATTTTTCTTATTTGTATTCTAATTCTGGTTCTGTAGAAATCTTCACAATACAACTTTAGGAAGTTTTGTAACTGATCTGTCGTCGGTCATGAATAACTTGAGCGAGCCCTGAGGGTCCGGCGAAGCCGGCGTTTTCCCACAAGACAATACAAAAGAATCTGCATTAATACATTGTACTTTCTTTACGAGTATCCAGTAGAATCATCAGCAGACATACACTACTCTTCGGGATTGTTTTCTGTATAGCAGCATCGGAACGTGCCGCCTTCGGCGGATGGTTACTTTGGTTTTTGTTTATCGGCTGATTTTATGGAACTGAAAAAGAGTAGAGTTTATGTTCCTCATAATAAACAGGAATTCTATATCTCCCAAATTCATTTAAGTTCTCTAAGTTCGCCACCACTTGTTTTCTCCATGAGTACGTTATCCTATGGTGGATAATTTGATGTTTCGAAAAGGGTGCTGTCAGTTAAGTAAGTCCAAAAAAGTCAGTATTAATTCAAAAGCAAAACCTGAGAATTCTGTTAAGATTGTAAAAAGAGTATCCGGTTCACAACCTGAACCGGATCAAATGTTTAAGATAAATTTTCCTGCTTAATAGATATCAACATCTACAGAATGATTGCTCATAATAAGCATCGTATTGTTGATGTGTGCAGATACACTGGGAGATGTGCTTGTTACATTGAATCCCATCTCTTCGAGATATTCTTCCCATTTGAATGGATGATTGGTGTATATGTCCACACTGACATTGGTTTTTGTCGGGCTCATGTACATGCCGCTTGAGTTGTGTCTGAGATTGATGGTTGCAATTCCTTTGCCTGATATCTGGGAATCACCGCTTACAGACACAATGCCTATGTTTGTCACACTGGTATTTTCAAAAGAAGTGACATATATGGGTGGCTCAGATACCATGACCGTGGCTTCACGAGGGTATTTCTTGAAAACGCCTCCCATCTCATAGCTTATTGTCTTCTCATCTTTTGAGAATACAATCTCTCCCGTGGAATAGTTCCACGATGAACCGTCGCTTGTAGTTACAGATATGGATGACTCGTTGGTAACTCCTATAGAAGAGCTCTGGAGTTTCAATTTAAGTACTTTAACAGGTGTCTGGTCAAAGGCCACCCTCTCCATATTGCTTTGCAGGACAATGAAATTCTGTTCTGCACTTTCAAATACATTTGCGTCCATATTTGTCTGCAGTGCCGGGTATCCTATTGCATAGATTACTCCCATGGACAGGGTTACGATTCCGAACAAAAGGATATATCCAAGTGTTTCAGAAACTGCTGCATTCCTTCTATCTTCTCGAGTCATAACTGATCATGTGGTTTGTTGAACTACTTGTTACAGTCCCTTCGATCGACATGGTATTACCAATTCCAGCGATTGTAACTCTTACTTTCTTTCCGGTATCTGATGAAACTACCTCTATTATCTGGCCGCTCGCAGAATCAACATCTGCCTCGATTATGTACGTCTCAGTGCCTACTTTAGGAGGGATGTTATATTCTGTATCAATTCTTCCATTTGCCGGGAGGATGAGATACATATCTGTGATCATTGTGCTCATCATATTCCCAATGTCACTCATCTCATCCTGCATGACCACTTCTTTTGGTGCCTGCATGAATATCTCATCAGAGTTGACACTCACTATCATGAAGAATCCGATACATAT
The sequence above is a segment of the uncultured Methanolobus sp. genome. Coding sequences within it:
- a CDS encoding VWA domain-containing protein, with amino-acid sequence MDYFKKLLYISSILLIFSISAFALDVEFLTADVQSNAAEAVNISVLVTDNGTPVDNALVNFTTDLGVLSSSSVYSNPSGIAEVTINSSVAGTANINASAGNFSNQTTVTFSPLSISSIIVHADQYQNTAGNITNITFSPTDTLGNTNYSTPVTLNVIVKDIFGIPLHDLEMYVDASTVSYLNASSSARNLTYVANPTEDFLLSFNSTVAGNITIYSTAGVVTNTTYLDIVPGSPGLMRVIYDKEYTVNTSSNISAIVYDSFYNPIENVNISFSVTPPVNTVYNSHNVYNSAHLAYYNGTTDSSGIVPNTFTTDKRAGGNVITINVLNTSLEHNVTITGTADIIRNFFLSYTPEYAYSNNEDSYTLSGRPVDQFMNPILPLSTPIKEQVQFRTDSGTIVLVPLNSQGRANTVVGPTPYIESLSVTATYRNESGLTNFTNSTSLHFTAGPLDSMDLYANPSAVLSQDLNGNHNANMTLVALDEWGHSLPNIHVLFNNTNTSVGTLTITGYNDTDLINATTDSEGRIYGVFTGNVSGNTTVLATSGNLTLSTNISVKAEPFLSVSLNVRPTSVNSGSIVNITTVISIEGELPIVRPAASAMLVLDRSGSMDPDYYAGSPLDVVLVIDRSGSMSGTPIQDARNAAKEFTDNLVSNSEVGIVSFASSSGVNKDMTLLNAYDNKVSVKSAIDSITDGGSTAMGEGMADANDLLINHGRSGARKVMIVLTDGETNAGTDMDGENAIAYANTYGVIIYTIGLGSSLDEALLRHIASETGGTYYNAPSSSDLSEIYATISQELSDYDVSEIEYGVEGFTPYDYTFQGSLSTPSSVDNVTLRFEGYDLDTVFDGNLGECLVKVNGNNFVLIPSSNTGINAQWEDYEYDISSYVQPESNTVSFYDYYSVIHGGGYDNAVRNVEIIWNGNTVHSYSVEVDLDGSGYDCSFDLMEPYENTIFINETINDLKVQLDWDNSSNDLSLQLTSPSGTVYGPNDNTTGYYPDDTSEYIWIHPLSYIYPDDDLDTVEKGNWTVTVMGSSSQDFTVTTYIDKKSATQLSSHAFMSSFDESRGDKAGLALYSFEDVVSGDSQTSYVLANSTWVGYFTPDTDAYYIFNVSWDDSNTVNVSLYDGIDALSSATGTSSCEVSSMLSAGQTYNIDVSKGAGAQADTRFTVNVTTTEIDTVMTAYYDAGGGGGTPKVRTWDGFEWSLEGSANYVGASPVFLVLESSPTGSEIIMATSDNSYDVNVQVWDGSSWGTVNQLSGNLDSYGQRGFDLKYEQVSGDAIIAYMDMNENDGVPLYRVWDGSSWSSESLVYSNNEGKGDVRWVRLEADPNSDEMVLVTLDDKYDLCAQVWDGSSWGDQIELTDDVVIESYQCFDVMYEQDSGRAIVAWADYDGHIKYRIWSGSSWGSETNMYSYSDYVYWVKMAADPNSDRILLATEDRSYDIYVTDWDGSSWETAQRVETDVYEYSRRSVDVAFEASSGTGIIVWGESNPVPKYRTWDGSSWSSESSASVIGSSGYTRWVQLTPDPSSDGIFLMTSDGSDDLNIQKWDGSSWDIVTEVETSSTRYYECFDIVFSDSDQTPVSTPVSWNQWTGSVTSTFENDSLAHLENAIDTITADGLTAIDEGLYLANNELSSVNGNATIVIMTDGIDNAGYHSLLEEAYKARDNNTVIYTVGFGNSEADVDPILEEIATITGGEYYFAPNSSVLKDIFQGIAMQITNFSAGGPVLDIRVPYNYITPLAVSKATYQSGSTNSTTGNLTYFATPTAPSTGNAEPAITTSGTTSILEWQLPNMGPGDKWGVWYQMKVDGRGYVPIILPTSTVTYTDLSGENITVVVGGGGSISFGGGGNLTLNVIRLGNFDMLPEDHIMLVGNSTTLNLSVSDIQGNTSSAYVYLYSNIGYFENKDYPGIYENPINVTVVGSNKVNFTSNIAGRTYITAYAYQIHNESNMLVARDVLAVRPKGTISIS